A region of the Candidatus Methylomirabilota bacterium genome:
GCCGGCCTCGCCACGGCGCTCGGCCAGCTCGCCCAGACGCCCCTCCTCGCCGAGCATCCGGGCCACGCGGGCCACCGTGCGCCCGATGTCCCACACCATATAGCCGCCGGCGACGATGGCCAGCGCGGTGAAGAGGAACAGGCCCAGCAACCCGAAGAATTCGGCGCTACCGAGCGGGCTCAAGGACGGCAGCACGAACCGGTGGGTGACGTACGCCAGGACGAGGAGCGGGATGATGGCGACGAGGCCGAGGGCGACGAGGACCTTGTGGCTGAGCCGCTGGCCTGCTTCCGCCACGTCGGACGGGGGCTTGGCCGGCATATGGGCATTGTCTCGGGTGTTGCTGCGAAGTGTCAATGTCCAGAGGTCGGCCGGGCCAACTCCCCGGAAAGACTCGACAAGTCCGTTTCGGGCCCGCCGTCGGCCGGTTGCGCTCGGCCGCCGGTCGGTGTCAGAATGTCGGTGCACGATGCTCCTCACACCCGACAAGAAGCTCGATTGCATTGGTCTGTTCTGCCCGATGCCAGTCCTCAAGGTTCGGGAGGCGCTCACGACGATGGCCGAAGGCCAGGTGCTGGAGATGCTCGCCGATGATCCCGCCGCCGAGGCGGACCTCAAGAGCTGGTCCGCCCGCACGGGGCACCAGCTCCTGGTGGTGGACAAGGATGGGCCCGTCTTCCGCTTCCTCGTCCGAAAGACCAAGTAGCGGCGTCGTCGCCGTCACTCGCGTGTACCTGGACTACGGCAGCTTCACCCCTGTCGACCCGCGAGTGGTCGCGGTCATGCGGCCGTTCCTGGAGGGGGGCGCCGGCAACCCGTCGGCGCCGCACTCGCTGGGCCTGGAAGCGCGGGCCTCGCTGGACGGCGCCCGGGCCAAGATCGCCCGACTCTTCGGCGGCGCCCCCGCGGGCATCATCTTCACCGCCAGCGCCACCGAGGCCAACAACCTGGCGGTCAAGGGGACCGCCCTGCGCACGCCGGTGCGCCACGTCGTCACCTCGGCCGTCGAGCATGTCTCCGTCCTCAACCCGTGCCGGGACCTCGAGAAGCACGGCTCCCCCGTCACCTATGTGGGGGTGAATCACGAGGGTCGGGTCGAGCCGGCCGCCGTGGAGCGGGCTCTGCGGGACGACACGACGCTCGTCTCGATCATGGCCGCCAACGGCGAGATCGGCGCCGTTCAGCCGCTGCGCGAGATCGGCCTGATCACTCGGCGCCGGGGCATCCCGTTTCACGTCGACGCCGTCCACGCCGCCGGTCGGCTGCCGCTGTCGGTCGACGAGTGCGGGATCGATCTGCTTACCCTCTCTTCCAACGACCTCTACGGCCCTCCGGGCGCCGGGGCGCTCTGGGTGCGGCCGGAGGTGAGGCTGGCGCCCCTCATCCTGGGTGGCGGTCAGGAGCGCGGCTACCGCGCAGGCACGGAGAACCTGCCGGCCATCGTGGGCATGGGCGTGGCCGCCGAGCTGGCCCGCGTGGAACGCGTCGGGGAGTCGACGCGCCTGACCGCCCTGCGCGATCGCCTGATAAACCAGCTGCTGGACCGGGTGACCGGCGCCGGCCTGACCGGCCCGCGCGCCGAGGCGCGCCTGCCCCACCACGCCAGCATCGTGGTCCCGGGGGTCAAGGCGGAGGCGCTGCTGCTCGAGCTCGATCTGCGTGGGGTGGCGGTGTCGTCGGGTTCGGCCTGCACCACGATGACGGGCGAGCCCTCGCACGTGCTGCGGGCCATCGGCTGCGACCGCGAGGCCTCCGAAGGGTCGCTGTGCTTCACGCTGGGGCGGTGGACCACGGCCGCCGAGATCGACTTCACGCTGGACGTCCTGCCTGGCATCGTCGAGCGCCTGCGCCGGCTGGCGCGGGGCTAGCGATGCCGCTGCAGCGCTCCCGCCGCCACCGGATGATCGCCGGCGTCTGCGGGGGCCTCGCCGAGTGGCTGGGATGGGATCCCACGCTGGTGCGGGTGCTCTACGTGCTCGTCTCGATCCTGTCGGCGGCCTTTCCGGGCATTGTCGTCTACCTGTTGCTCTGGATCATCATGCCCCGGGCCCCGGCGGAGTGAGGCTGTTCGCGCTCTGGGTTCACGTGCTCGGCGCGGTGGTCTGGCTGGGCGGGCTCGTGTACCAGATCCATGTCGTCGGTCCGCGGGCCGGGCAGGCGCGGACCTTCGCCGAGGCCGCCCGGGGCGCCCGCCCGTACGCCTGGACGGCCCTCGGGCTGACCACCCTGACCGGGTTCTACAACGTCACCCGCCTGGGTCCGCTGGAGCGTGTCATGGAGAGCGGCGCGGCCCTGCTCCTGGCCGGCAAGTTCCTTCTGGTCCTGCTCATCGTCGCGCTCGCCGCTCAGCGCGACTTCGCCCAGATCCCTCGTCTGGCCCGGGTACTCACGGCGGGCGAGGATCCCGGGCCGGCCCTGGCGGCGATCGGCTGGCTCGATCGCATCGCCATGCTGCTCGGTGTCATCGTCGTCTATCTGGGGTTGGCCATCTCCCGGAGCTGACGGGCGGCTGCTCAGAGTCCGGTGATTCTGACGCCGGCGTTCTTCACCTTGTACCGGCGGTTGATGGTGGCGAGCAGGGCGGTGACGCCTTCCAGCGGCCCCGCGTTGGCCAGGGGGCCAGCGTCGAAGGTTCGCAGCCCCATCGTCGCGCCAAGCTCCGCCACGGTCTCTTTGGCTGCCGGCTCGTCGCCGCAGAGCAGCAGATCGCAATCGATCGTCTCCTGGATGTCGGCGAGCTCGTGAGCCGCGATGTGCTGGAAGGCCCCGACCACGCGCGCCCCCGGCAGCAACGCCTGAATTTCCTCGGCCGACGAGCCGGCCGGCGGCGGGGTGAAGAGGCGAGGACCCTTGAAGTCGAGCGCGACCACCGTGCTGACCACGACCTTGCCGCGACAGGCCTCGGCCAGGGGCGGCAGCGTGGCCGCCAGGCCGCTGGCGGGCAGGGCCACCACGACGATCTGACCCAGGGCGGCCGCCTCCGCGTTGGTGTGACCGACGATGGTGAGCTTGCGCGTGAGCTCACGGAGCTCGACGGCCTTGGCCTTCGCCCGCTCGAGGTCGCGGGAGCCGATGACGATGCCGTGGCCGCCCAGCGCCCACCGGGCGGCCAGGCCCACGCCTTCCTTGCCGGTGCCTCCGAGAATGGCGATGTTCATGGCTAGCGAAACAGGTCCCGGGCCGGGTCGCGCAGCAGCGGCTTGGAGCCCTCCTCGCCCGGCGCCACCCGCAGGCCGCGCACGATCGCGACGGGGACGCGGTCGAGCTTGCCCATGACCAGCTCGGCGGCTCCGGTCACCTCGTCGGCCACGGCCAGGATCGTGGCCTGCAGGGCGCGTCCGGCCTGATCCTTGTACCCCAGGTAGCTGCGCAGCGGCGCCATCCCGCTCACGCCGATGGCCACGTTGGTGAGTCCCTCGCGCCAGGGACGCCCGAACGTGTCGGCGATGATGACGGCAAGGTCGATCCCGGCCGCTCCGCGAATCGCCTCGCGCAGCCGCCGGGCCGAGCGATCGGGATCCTCGGGGAGCAGGGCCACGCAGTCGGGCTCGACGTTGGACTGGTCGACGCCCGCGTTCGCGCAGACCCAGCCGTGGTGGGTCTCCGCGATGAACACGCCACGGTCCATGCGCACGATGCGTCGCGACTCACGGAGGATGACCTCCACGAGGCGTGGATCACGTCCGAGCTGGGTCGCCATGGTGATAGCCGCCGGCGACGGCGACACGTCGCTCAAGCGGACCAGGCGGCCTTCCGCCTTGGACACGACCTTCTGGCCGACCACCAGCAGGTCGCCGTCGCGCAGCGGGGTCCCCTGACGGTCGGCCGACTCCACGACGAGTCGGCCGAGGTCGTCGCCGGGGCGGACTTCCGGGATCCCGGTGACGCCGACCACCTCGTACCGGGGCAGCATCATCAGTGCGCGCGCTGAAGCGACGGTGGTAGCGCCTCGTTCAACTGGATTCCCCAGCTCGCGACCAGACGGCCGCTCTCGGTGCCCGGCCCCTGGTGGAGCAGGGCACGGAGGTCGTCGAGTTCGTCCACGTCGAGACCCAGCCCCGCCAGCGGCAGCACCCAGGGGTTCAGCCCCCGCGCGCGCGCGGCGGCCAGATGGTTGTCGAACGAAGGCTCGCCGAAGACGAGCGGCATGATGTCGGGGGGAGCCAGGGCGGCCCCGTTGGTGCCGCGGCCCGAGCGGGACGGGGTGAAGACCACGCCGGGATGTCCGGACGCGGCCACCTCGATCAGGGCGGCCACCTCGTCGGCGGTCGTGCAGGGCACATCGCCGGGCACGGTGAGGAAGAGGCGGGCGCGGCGACGGGCCGCCTCGGCCTGGGCCTGGGCCACCGCCGCCGTGTGCCCGCGATTGCAGTCCTCGTTGAGGGTCGCGGCGCCGGCACGCCGTGCAATGGCGGCCACTTCGGCGTCCCCGCTCACTACCCACACCGCGTCGAGCCCGGCGCCCATCAGGGCGCCGAGCACGTCGCGCAGCATTGCCCGGGCCAGATCCACGCGCTCGGCCGGAGTAAGCACGGTGATCAGGCGTTGCTTGGCGTTGACGAGGTCCTTCACGGGAACCGCGGCGACCCTCATCCGCCGGCCACCTCGAGCACCCGCCTCGCCAGCGCGACCTCGCGCTGGCGATCGGGCATGAGGATCTCGGCCAGGACCGGCGAGACGCCCCGCTCGCGCAGCGCGGGAACCGAGGCGCGGTCGCCGGAGTCGATGAGAAGCATGCGGAGCCACGGCGCGTAGGCCAGGGCGACGCCCACGGGCGACACCGGCAAGCCCCGAGCGCGCATGAGCTGAGCGGCGGGTCCGCTCACGGCGGCGCCGCCGATGATGGGGCTCACCCCCACGATCGGCGCCGGGGCCCTGGTCAGGGCCTCGACGATGCCGGGCACGGCGAGCACCGGCCCGATCGACGTCACGGGATTCGAAGGACAGATCACGATGAGCTCGGCTTCGGCGATCGCGCCCAGCACCTCCGGTGGCGCCGTCGCCTGGGCCGCGCCCGCGTAGGCGACCTCGAGCACCTCCCCGAGGGCCTTGTCCCGCACGAAGTACTCCTGGAACGTGAGCCAGCCGTCCTCGGCCCCGGTGGCCATCGCCGCGCGGATCCGGGTCCGCACAGGATCGTCGCTCATGGGCAGGATGCGCGTCTCCACCCCGAGACGACGGGCGATGGCCGCCATCACGTCCGACAGCGGCGTCCCCGCGCGCAGCGCCCGCGTGCGGAACAGATGCGTGGCCAGATCGCGGTCGCCGAGGTTGAACCAGGTCTCGGCGCCGAGCTCGGCCATCGCCCCCAGGCAGCGGAACGTCTCTCCGGCCAGCCCCCAACCCCGCTCGGTGTCCAGGCGGCCGGCCAGCGCGTACGTGATGGTGTCGAGGTCCGGGGAGACGTGCAGGCCCCAGATCTCCGTGTCGTCGCCGGTGTTCCCGATGACCGTCAGGTTCCGGGGCCCCAGGCAGACGACCAGTCCCCGCAACAGCTTGGCGGCGCCGGTT
Encoded here:
- a CDS encoding sulfurtransferase TusA family protein; amino-acid sequence: MLLTPDKKLDCIGLFCPMPVLKVREALTTMAEGQVLEMLADDPAAEADLKSWSARTGHQLLVVDKDGPVFRFLVRKTK
- a CDS encoding cysteine desulfurase family protein produces the protein MYLDYGSFTPVDPRVVAVMRPFLEGGAGNPSAPHSLGLEARASLDGARAKIARLFGGAPAGIIFTASATEANNLAVKGTALRTPVRHVVTSAVEHVSVLNPCRDLEKHGSPVTYVGVNHEGRVEPAAVERALRDDTTLVSIMAANGEIGAVQPLREIGLITRRRGIPFHVDAVHAAGRLPLSVDECGIDLLTLSSNDLYGPPGAGALWVRPEVRLAPLILGGGQERGYRAGTENLPAIVGMGVAAELARVERVGESTRLTALRDRLINQLLDRVTGAGLTGPRAEARLPHHASIVVPGVKAEALLLELDLRGVAVSSGSACTTMTGEPSHVLRAIGCDREASEGSLCFTLGRWTTAAEIDFTLDVLPGIVERLRRLARG
- a CDS encoding PspC domain-containing protein produces the protein MPLQRSRRHRMIAGVCGGLAEWLGWDPTLVRVLYVLVSILSAAFPGIVVYLLLWIIMPRAPAE
- a CDS encoding CopD family protein — encoded protein: MRLFALWVHVLGAVVWLGGLVYQIHVVGPRAGQARTFAEAARGARPYAWTALGLTTLTGFYNVTRLGPLERVMESGAALLLAGKFLLVLLIVALAAQRDFAQIPRLARVLTAGEDPGPALAAIGWLDRIAMLLGVIVVYLGLAISRS
- the npdG gene encoding NADPH-dependent F420 reductase, with translation MNIAILGGTGKEGVGLAARWALGGHGIVIGSRDLERAKAKAVELRELTRKLTIVGHTNAEAAALGQIVVVALPASGLAATLPPLAEACRGKVVVSTVVALDFKGPRLFTPPPAGSSAEEIQALLPGARVVGAFQHIAAHELADIQETIDCDLLLCGDEPAAKETVAELGATMGLRTFDAGPLANAGPLEGVTALLATINRRYKVKNAGVRITGL
- the cofE gene encoding coenzyme F420-0:L-glutamate ligase, encoding MMLPRYEVVGVTGIPEVRPGDDLGRLVVESADRQGTPLRDGDLLVVGQKVVSKAEGRLVRLSDVSPSPAAITMATQLGRDPRLVEVILRESRRIVRMDRGVFIAETHHGWVCANAGVDQSNVEPDCVALLPEDPDRSARRLREAIRGAAGIDLAVIIADTFGRPWREGLTNVAIGVSGMAPLRSYLGYKDQAGRALQATILAVADEVTGAAELVMGKLDRVPVAIVRGLRVAPGEEGSKPLLRDPARDLFR
- the cofC gene encoding 2-phospho-L-lactate guanylyltransferase; protein product: MRVAAVPVKDLVNAKQRLITVLTPAERVDLARAMLRDVLGALMGAGLDAVWVVSGDAEVAAIARRAGAATLNEDCNRGHTAAVAQAQAEAARRRARLFLTVPGDVPCTTADEVAALIEVAASGHPGVVFTPSRSGRGTNGAALAPPDIMPLVFGEPSFDNHLAAARARGLNPWVLPLAGLGLDVDELDDLRALLHQGPGTESGRLVASWGIQLNEALPPSLQRAH
- the cofD gene encoding 2-phospho-L-lactate transferase yields the protein MKVTAIAGGTGAAKLLRGLVVCLGPRNLTVIGNTGDDTEIWGLHVSPDLDTITYALAGRLDTERGWGLAGETFRCLGAMAELGAETWFNLGDRDLATHLFRTRALRAGTPLSDVMAAIARRLGVETRILPMSDDPVRTRIRAAMATGAEDGWLTFQEYFVRDKALGEVLEVAYAGAAQATAPPEVLGAIAEAELIVICPSNPVTSIGPVLAVPGIVEALTRAPAPIVGVSPIIGGAAVSGPAAQLMRARGLPVSPVGVALAYAPWLRMLLIDSGDRASVPALRERGVSPVLAEILMPDRQREVALARRVLEVAGG